A region of Geobacillus sp. 46C-IIa DNA encodes the following proteins:
- a CDS encoding GntP family permease, with amino-acid sequence MLGMIGLLASLGLLIFLTMRGINIIIAALISSVLVALTGGLDLEKALMESYMTGFTGYFASWFLIFLAGAIFGKVMEDTGSADSIAHWVKEKFGAKHAVLAVVAACAIMTYGGVSLFVVGFSVYPIAVSLFRQSNTPHRFIPAAMVFGSVSFTMTSPYSPEIQNIIPTQFFHTTPGAGGWVGIFVGATIAVVGSLYLTRVVQKAKQNGETFSLPYRAGDVSGAVSEIAASLERGAGRPLPNIVCAILPLVAVIVSLNILAKFISSTSAGVLSLVLGIVLCWVLNAKFVRKFWEAMASGAQDALVAAANTCAVVGFGAVAKNVPAFQKAVDVLVNIPGPELLGLGLAVTIICGMTGSASGGLGIALPILAPIYLAKGLDPGAMHRVATLASGGLDSLPHNGYIVTTIRAVCHETHERTYKPIFVLSVIIPLAGMFLAILLYSIF; translated from the coding sequence ATGCTGGGGATGATTGGTTTATTGGCCTCATTGGGATTGTTGATCTTTTTGACAATGAGGGGGATCAATATCATTATTGCCGCATTGATCAGTTCTGTTCTTGTTGCGCTGACAGGCGGATTAGACTTGGAAAAAGCTTTGATGGAAAGCTACATGACGGGCTTTACCGGCTATTTCGCCAGCTGGTTTCTTATCTTCTTAGCCGGGGCGATTTTTGGCAAAGTGATGGAAGACACCGGGTCAGCTGACTCCATCGCTCATTGGGTGAAAGAAAAATTTGGCGCTAAACACGCTGTGTTGGCGGTCGTTGCTGCCTGCGCCATTATGACATACGGCGGTGTTAGCTTGTTTGTCGTCGGCTTTTCTGTTTACCCGATCGCCGTGTCACTGTTCCGCCAGTCGAATACGCCGCATCGTTTTATTCCGGCAGCCATGGTGTTCGGTTCGGTTTCGTTCACAATGACATCTCCGTATTCACCGGAGATTCAAAACATCATTCCAACGCAATTTTTTCATACAACGCCGGGGGCTGGGGGATGGGTAGGCATTTTCGTAGGCGCAACAATTGCTGTGGTTGGTTCCCTCTATTTAACGCGTGTTGTCCAAAAAGCGAAACAAAATGGCGAAACGTTTTCCTTGCCATACCGAGCCGGCGACGTTTCCGGTGCGGTGAGTGAAATTGCTGCTTCGCTCGAGCGAGGCGCCGGCCGTCCGCTGCCGAACATTGTTTGTGCGATCCTTCCGTTAGTGGCGGTGATTGTTTCATTAAACATTTTGGCAAAATTCATTTCTTCGACTTCAGCAGGGGTCTTGTCGCTTGTCCTTGGTATTGTGCTTTGCTGGGTGTTAAATGCGAAATTCGTCCGAAAATTTTGGGAGGCCATGGCGTCCGGCGCCCAAGATGCGTTAGTCGCTGCCGCCAATACGTGCGCCGTCGTCGGCTTCGGAGCGGTGGCGAAAAATGTGCCGGCCTTTCAAAAAGCGGTTGATGTCCTTGTGAACATTCCTGGACCGGAACTGCTCGGATTGGGGTTGGCCGTCACGATTATTTGCGGCATGACCGGGTCAGCTTCCGGCGGTCTCGGTATTGCCTTGCCGATTTTGGCGCCGATTTATCTGGCGAAAGGGCTTGACCCCGGCGCCATGCATCGGGTAGCAACGCTTGCTTCCGGTGGCCTTGATTCGCTGCCGCACAACGGATACATTGTGACGACGATTCGCGCCGTCTGCCATGAAACGCACGAGCGGACGTATAAGCCGATATTCGTCCTGTCGGTTATCATTCCGCTTGCCGGCATGTTCTTAGCCATTCTCTTATACTCAATTTTCTAG
- a CDS encoding CoA-acylating methylmalonate-semialdehyde dehydrogenase codes for MSSVTETKTLKNFIGGQWVASTSGKEEIVPNPATGEALAKVPLSSREELDAAVAAAKEAFREWRKVPVPRRARILFRYQQLLVEHWEELARLVTLENGKVYEDAYGEVQRGIECVEFAAGIPTLMMGQQLPDIATNIESGMYRYPLGVVAGITPFNFPMMVPCWMFPLAIACGNTFVLKPSERTPLLANRLAELFTEAGLPAGVLNIVHGAHEVVNGILEHKDIKAVSFVGSQPVAEYVYKTAAAHGKRVQALAGAKNHSIVMPDADLDMAVTNIINAAFGSAGERCMACSVVVAVGDIADELVERLKQAADRIQIGNGLDQGVFLGPVIREAHKERTIKYIEIGEKEGALLVRDGRRDAATSGKGYFVGPTIFDHVKPGMTIWTDEIFAPVLSVVRARDLDEAIEIANRSEFANGACIYTDSAKAIRQFREEIDAGMLGVNVAVPAPMAFFPFSGYKNSFYGDLHANGRDGVEFYTRKKMVTARYQ; via the coding sequence ATGAGCTCTGTAACCGAAACAAAAACATTGAAAAACTTTATTGGCGGTCAATGGGTCGCTTCGACATCGGGAAAAGAAGAAATCGTGCCGAATCCAGCGACGGGCGAAGCGCTGGCGAAAGTGCCGCTTTCCTCGCGCGAGGAGCTGGATGCGGCGGTGGCGGCCGCGAAAGAAGCGTTCCGCGAATGGCGGAAAGTGCCGGTTCCGCGCCGCGCCCGCATTTTGTTCCGCTACCAGCAGCTGCTTGTCGAGCATTGGGAAGAGCTGGCCAGACTTGTAACGCTAGAAAACGGCAAAGTATACGAGGACGCGTACGGCGAGGTGCAGCGCGGCATCGAATGCGTCGAGTTTGCGGCGGGGATTCCGACGCTCATGATGGGTCAGCAGCTGCCCGATATTGCGACGAATATCGAATCGGGCATGTATCGCTATCCGCTCGGTGTCGTCGCCGGCATTACGCCGTTTAACTTTCCGATGATGGTGCCGTGCTGGATGTTCCCGCTCGCCATCGCTTGCGGCAATACGTTCGTGCTGAAACCGTCTGAGCGGACGCCGCTGCTCGCCAACCGCTTGGCTGAGCTGTTTACTGAAGCCGGACTGCCTGCAGGAGTATTGAATATTGTCCATGGGGCACACGAGGTCGTGAACGGCATTTTAGAACATAAAGACATTAAAGCTGTCTCGTTCGTCGGCTCGCAGCCGGTTGCGGAGTACGTATACAAAACGGCCGCCGCCCACGGCAAGCGGGTGCAGGCGCTCGCCGGCGCGAAAAACCATTCGATCGTCATGCCGGATGCCGACCTTGATATGGCGGTGACGAACATCATCAACGCCGCCTTTGGTTCGGCGGGTGAGCGGTGCATGGCGTGCTCGGTCGTCGTTGCAGTCGGCGATATCGCCGATGAGTTGGTGGAGCGGCTCAAACAGGCTGCTGACCGCATCCAAATCGGCAACGGGCTTGACCAAGGCGTCTTTTTAGGACCGGTCATTCGCGAGGCGCATAAAGAGCGGACGATCAAATACATTGAAATCGGCGAAAAAGAAGGCGCGCTCCTTGTCCGCGATGGCCGCCGCGACGCTGCAACAAGCGGAAAAGGCTATTTCGTCGGCCCGACGATTTTTGACCATGTCAAGCCGGGCATGACGATTTGGACGGATGAAATTTTCGCCCCGGTTCTGTCCGTCGTCCGCGCCCGCGACTTGGATGAAGCGATTGAGATCGCCAACCGGTCGGAGTTTGCCAACGGCGCCTGCATTTACACCGACAGCGCCAAAGCGATCCGCCAGTTCCGCGAAGAAATCGACGCCGGCATGCTTGGCGTCAATGTCGCCGTCCCGGCGCCGATGGCCTTCTTCCCGTTCTCGGGCTACAAAAACTCGTTCTATGGCGACCTTCATGCCAACGGCCGCGATGGCGTCGAGTTTTACACGAGAAAGAAAATGGTGACGGCGAGATATCAGTAA
- a CDS encoding DDE-type integrase/transposase/recombinase has product MLPQLLAYLLDIIKTQHQIIVYLLGALLGKSLSRKDMDEPVRKPYRKLQVDDLPIIDAPEPLDYRKLLADYEAQHGRTLRPIQRRAKAKHRVPDSLTCPRCQAPSSYLYANNGGNGQYQCKVCQCRFNHRNRFTKQAIFRCPRCKKTLEKIKERKEYNIYKCKNNDCPFYQANLRRMTNKECQRFKQDPQAFKVRYLFREFLFDFLPVAPSSPIKPKVDLSRLAASPHILGLVLTYHVNFGMSSRMTAAAMKDIHGVSISHQTVLNYANSVALLMKPFIDRFPYELSGSFCGDETYIRVKGRWHYLFFMFDAVKKIVLSYRVSPNRDTLSAIQAIDDVLRKLPSIPDDLSFVVDGNPIYLLAQHFFAQHGILFDVRQVIGLTNEDPVSEEFRPLKPIIERFNRTFKGNYRPTHGFGAEEGSVSFVTLFVAYFNFLRPHSALEGRVPVVIPELAELPHMPARWTKLIAMAQAFLQQEEA; this is encoded by the coding sequence TTGTTACCTCAATTATTAGCCTATTTGCTCGACATAATCAAGACCCAACATCAAATCATTGTCTATTTACTTGGGGCCTTATTAGGAAAATCCTTAAGCCGCAAAGACATGGATGAACCGGTTCGAAAACCGTACCGGAAACTCCAGGTCGATGACCTTCCGATCATCGATGCACCGGAACCCCTTGATTACCGGAAGCTGTTGGCGGACTATGAGGCGCAGCACGGCCGTACTTTGCGGCCCATCCAGCGCCGGGCGAAGGCGAAACACCGTGTTCCGGATTCCTTGACCTGCCCTCGCTGCCAGGCGCCCTCCTCCTACCTGTACGCCAACAATGGCGGGAACGGGCAATACCAATGTAAAGTGTGCCAATGCCGGTTCAATCACCGGAACCGATTTACCAAGCAAGCGATCTTTCGTTGCCCGCGCTGCAAAAAGACGTTGGAAAAAATCAAGGAACGCAAAGAATACAACATCTACAAGTGCAAGAACAACGACTGTCCGTTTTACCAGGCCAACCTTCGCCGGATGACGAACAAGGAGTGCCAACGTTTCAAACAGGATCCACAGGCCTTCAAGGTGCGGTATTTGTTTCGAGAGTTCTTGTTTGACTTTCTCCCGGTGGCTCCATCATCGCCCATCAAGCCGAAGGTCGATTTGTCCCGGCTGGCTGCGTCGCCACACATTCTGGGGCTGGTGTTGACGTACCATGTCAACTTTGGCATGTCTTCCCGCATGACGGCAGCGGCCATGAAGGATATTCACGGCGTGTCGATCTCGCATCAGACGGTGCTCAACTACGCCAACAGCGTCGCACTCTTGATGAAGCCCTTTATCGACCGGTTCCCGTATGAGCTGTCCGGTTCGTTCTGCGGGGACGAGACGTATATTCGGGTCAAAGGCCGTTGGCATTACCTGTTCTTCATGTTCGACGCGGTGAAAAAGATCGTGCTGTCGTATCGCGTCTCACCCAACCGGGACACGCTCTCGGCCATCCAGGCCATCGATGATGTCCTGCGAAAGCTGCCGTCCATCCCGGATGACTTGTCGTTTGTCGTCGACGGCAATCCCATTTACCTGTTGGCGCAGCACTTCTTCGCCCAGCACGGGATCTTGTTCGATGTCCGCCAAGTGATCGGGCTGACCAATGAGGATCCAGTGTCCGAGGAGTTCCGTCCGCTCAAACCAATCATTGAGCGATTCAACCGGACGTTTAAAGGCAACTACCGGCCGACTCACGGGTTTGGGGCGGAAGAAGGCTCGGTGTCTTTTGTGACGCTGTTTGTGGCGTATTTCAACTTCCTGCGCCCGCATAGCGCACTCGAAGGCCGGGTCCCGGTCGTCATTCCGGAGCTCGCCGAGCTGCCGCATATGCCGGCCCGGTGGACGAAGCTCATCGCCATGGCACAAGCGTTTCTCCAACAAGAGGAGGCCTAA